A region of Lycium barbarum isolate Lr01 chromosome 1, ASM1917538v2, whole genome shotgun sequence DNA encodes the following proteins:
- the LOC132616461 gene encoding uncharacterized protein LOC132616461, giving the protein MVQAGEKRLLQLHELEEFRYHAYENAKMYKERTKRIHDKHIQSRDFDPRQLVLLYNSRLKMFGGKLKSKWSGPFEVVRVTAHGAVELKKPNSDETFLVTFVHVAGIRKEEDHKTSKNELKFVPGLILAQPSDRVLPSPEDALDISNVKALELSKK; this is encoded by the exons atggttcaagctggagaAAAGAGACTATTGCAGCTGCATGAGTTGGAagaatttcgctatcatgcttatgaaaacgCGAAAATGTATAAGGAGCGAACTAAGAGAATTCATGACAAGCACATCCAATCTCGTGACTTTGATCCTAGGCAGTTAGTCTTGCTGTATAACTCTAGGCTGAAAATGTTTGGTGGAAAGTTGAAGAGTAAGTGGTCTGGGCCATTCGAGGTAGTTCGTGTGACCGCACATGGAGCGGTTGAGCTAAAGAAACCCAACTCGGATGAGACATTCCTG gtcacgtttgttcatgttgcaggaataAGGAAGGAGGAGGACCACAAAACAAGCAAGAATGAGTTGAAATTCGTTCCAGGTTTGAT ATTAGCACAGCCGTCTGATAGAGTGTTACCATCTCCTGAGGATGCCCTAGATATTTCAAATGTCAAGGCACTAGAGTTGAGCAAGAAGTAG